AGGGTAGTTGTACTAGTCCCCAACCCAGTGGGTCGTGGTCGGCTTAAGTTATGGCGCGGCACTATAGGGTGAAGCCAGGGTTCAGAGGTTTTCTCGGCTGGTTTGGCTGAGATTTCTTCTTAGTTGTAACGCTATAGGGCGGTCTTTCTTTACtggttgattttttttggtGTTTTGGTCCTTCGAATAGTAATGAAATGTACTCCAATTTCTAACTAAGGGGTTATCAATTTTAGAAGTAGTTAGATACCAAATTGATACCCCTTTATGTAGAATGGTAAAAAGGCTGCATAAACAAAAATATAGTGgtattttagatttttttatggTAATGATGATGAGGATTGCAACTTTATTTCTTAACTTTTGCAATGTGCAACAAAAACCTGCATTAGTAAAATTACGATGTATACGAGTAATTTTTTATGATGACAGTGGTGAGTAATATATAATTAATTGATGGATATTATGGGTTATGATGGGAGCAGTGGAATTGTTTATTAACTATGTTGTCTTTTTTTCCACACTTGTTATCTTCATCTTTCTGTCATCCGCATCATAAAAGATATTGTATATTGTATAGTATCGTAGGAGACAATCTACGAGAAAATGTGCATTATTACACGACAATCGTTTCATAGGTATGTACCCACACGTTAACTATTTGAGTGCTAGAAAATGAACTCCACGTTAACTCTCAAAGAAGTGTGCAATTGTATACGTACATTACATACTCCGTACATTACATGCTCCATAGTCTATACATGCGCGTGTCCATATGCACTTTCTATATATGCATGGATACAAAACTTCCAATACACACTACTAGGGAAAGGACCTTCTGTACCGGTTAGGAACTTCCCTTTAATACtggtttcgcaaccggtattgctagttTGGTACTAAAGGaaaaaccggtactaaagtggtattaaaaaataaaaaaattgaaattccCTCGttagctcccgccgccggcccccgccccgcccccgagCCCCGACGGCCCCCACCGCtgctccctcccgccgccagcccccgccCCCGAGCCCCGACGGCCcttgccgccccctccctcctgccaccgccgctccgACCGCCCCCACCTgcccgccctcccgccgcccgcccgctatCGCCCGCCGCTGCCTCACCTCATCCCGCCCGTCGTCGCTCGCCGCTGCCTCACCTTGCCCCGCCGTtgctcctcaccgccggtgaggtgtgagaggagggaggagggggtgggaGGCAGAGGTGGCTAGGTGCCGGCGGCACAGGAGAAGAagggggagaggaagggagagagatagaggagagAGTAGAAGTGCtgagagagatagaggaagGGGGAGACGGGAGCGGCCGGGTACGGGGGATGGATAAGTATCGGATGGGAGCTCCTTTAGTACCCGGTACTGCcgagtgggagctccacccggtactaaatagtgacttttagtaccgggtggagcccccacccggtactaaagggggtcacggggggcaTTTCGGGAACTATCCGTTAGGTCCgttactaatgctcacattagtaccgagctcaatttcaaccggtactaaggtgcTGGACGAAAGGccatttctctagtagtgacaCTATATCCGGGAGAAAAAGGTATCTCGCCATCTCGGCAGGGATGCACTGCACGAATATCTCTCATGCATTGTTTAGAGCTCACACGATACGTCTCTGCGACAAAATCGATCATGAATACTCTCCATTTTAATTTATAGATCataataattttttgaatacatAAATTTTGTTATATGTCTGCATATGATTTATATcaagtgcataataaaatttatatatctagaaaaaccgAAACAACCTACGatttggaatggaaggagtaGTTTTTACTTCTACATGATGGAGCAACCGGTTACTGGCTCCTCGCAGGCGACCATCAACGGCGGGTAGTGGTGCTGAGGGTGGTAGTAGCCGGGCCACCCCCTCTGCAGCAGCTCTTCCAGCttctttttctcctcctccttcttcttgtccttcgcttcctccaccaccatgaTGTCGGCGCGGCGAAGGACCTTCTTGCGCAGGCAGCTGACCAGGCAGGCGGTGTCGACGTCGACGCCGACGACCTCCAGCTGGTCCTTGTCGTCGCCGGTGATCGCCACCGAGCTCACCCCTGCATATATAGATACATCGATCACGCACGCATTAATTTGATCTAGCTTGTCTGCTTTTGCGTGCGATGGACGCGTACCGTATACTTTGGCCGCCAGCACCATGGCTTTCGTCCGGTTCTTGGGGCTCGGCATGCCCAGCTTGATCACGATCTTTTGCTGCAACAAcaacgaagaagaagaacccTAGCTCGCGTAAGTTTCCTGCAGGGCACGCGCTCTCATATACAGGGGATCGCGAAAGCAATAAAGCAAGAGCAAAACGGAAGGAGCTGCTGGCATAAATGCAAGCGGAGCGAGTCCCGGCCGTGGTGAGGAACTTTACCGGCTTCGACATGGCGTCCCGATTTACGTGCCGCTAGTAGCTGCTACTGCAGTGATCGGTGATGCAATGCAAGTATATGCAACGGCCAAGAGCCTAGGTTGCTGTGAACGAGCAAGCTACGCTCGCGGCTTTGTTTATATACACGTATAACGCGGCGGGAGAGGAGGCGACGCCTGACGGACGGCAAAAAGGCTAAGGAGAGATAACCCTAGACGAGAGGCCACCATACGCACGTCGATCGTAAGAATGTTCGTGGCAGCAAACAAGTAAGTTTTCCAAGTAAAACTACTTGGACAACGGACAACTCCAACTGATATGGACGCAGAAAATGACCGGATCCGAGGACGAGGCGTTGTCTCCGCGAGCCGAGCCAACGACGTTGTGTTTGTGAGTTTGTCACCGCCTCACCGGACAAGCAAAACGTACCTGTGCGCTGCCACTCCTCCGAAGGCACGACCGAGGATCTGAGCGTAGATCTTTCGAAGTCGTTGAACCACGAGGCGACGACGACTGATTTAACTGGCAGCAATACAGTTCGGCGAGCACGATCCGACAAATAGGACAAGGTTTAACAGCATGATGCAGAGCGTGAGCGTAGCTTAGTGGATGAGAGCGTTGATATACCCTACCACCGTCAGCGTCCAGATTTGAGTagacctactccctccgtttcaaaaacAAGTCATTATATCATTCTAATTTTGTCCCTCAAATAGCATGTCAGTCAATTTAATCCAGATTCTTTTCCTTACATCAGCAGGTCCGAGTGCGGATATATACTTACT
This portion of the Setaria viridis chromosome 7, Setaria_viridis_v4.0, whole genome shotgun sequence genome encodes:
- the LOC117864746 gene encoding disease resistance protein RGA5 — its product is MSKPGSSSSLLLQQKIVIKLGMPSPKNRTKAMVLAAKVYGVSSVAITGDDKDQLEVVGVDVDTACLVSCLRKKVLRRADIMVVEEAKDKKKEEEKKKLEELLQRGWPGYYHPQHHYPPLMVACEEPVTGCSIM